The DNA region CTCGGCGTGCGCCGCCCGACCGTCACGGTCGCGATCCACACCCTCGAGGGCGCCGGCCTGATCCGGGCCCGGCGCGGCCGGATCCGGGTCCTGAGCCGCATCCGCCTGGAGGAGGCCGCCGGCCAGACCTACGGTCCGGCCGAGGCCGAGTACGAGCGCCTGATCGGCCCGCTGCGGCGCCCTCAGAGCACGCTGTCGTAGGGCACTTCGGCGACCACGGCGCCGGCCTCGTCGGTGATCACGAAGGTGTCCGCGCGCCAGCCGCGCGGCGTGCCGTAGACGTGCGGCAGGCGCCGCATGTCGCGCAGGATGTCGTGGGCAAGGCACTCGGCCGCGGTCCGGTCGGGCAGCTCGTCGCCCTCCTGATCGGCGATCAGCGTGCCGCGCCGCCGGACGTTGAGGAAGAAGCGGGGCAGGTCACATCCCCTTGCAGGATCGGCCAGCGGGTCCCTCGGCGCGACGGCGCGGTGCCCGTCCGTCAGAGACAGAGTGCGTCCCCTCCGGGAACGGTGTCGCAGGCCCGGACGGGGTGGCGGATCGGCGTGAACCACGCCGCGGGGGAACCGGCCGTCTCGCGTCCCGCCGGGAAGGGCAGCGTGCGCGAGGACGGCCGCGGCATCTTGCGCGCCGACGCGTACCGGTCGGACCGCACCGGCCCTATCGTACTTTCGTGCGGAGGATCCGGCGACCCGAAAGGTGTCCGGCGCGCCCGCGGCTTATGTCCACACTCATACATTTTTCGACGCGCGGCCGGATCGCGGCCCGGAGAACCGCGTTCTCTGCGCGGTCGCCGCGACGCGAGGATCGGGCGCCCCGTCGCGCGAGGCCATGCCGGTGCCCACACACAGGTTAACGACATCGCACAGGCCGCGGCGCACGCTCACTATCTGGCCGTGAGGTTCTGCGCCGTGCGCTACTTCACCGATTTCATCGACGACCGCGGTCTGTCCCTCGACGAGGAGGGGCTGCCCTTCGCCGATCTCCACACGGCCTGTCTGTCGGCGGCCGAGGCCCTGATCGAGGCCGTGCATGACCGGCTCCGTGTCCGGACGGACCGGCCGGCCCCCGGAGATGCCGGACTGGTGCTGGAGACGCGGGTCCGGGACGCGGCCGGCAGCACCGTCTTCCGCGCCCGCCTCACCCTCGACCTGGATTGGTACCCCTCCGACAGCTGAGCGCGGGCCCTACCAGCCGCAATTCGGGATCGGCGGCTGCGCCTTGGCCATCGCCGACTTCTCGATCGGCACCATCGCGCCCCAGGCGTATTTCTGGGCGTGGGGCGTGACGTTGGCGAAGAGGCAGCCGAGCTGAAAGTGGGTCGCGCCCATCTCGCCCGCGAAGCCCATGCAGTCCAGGAAGGTCCAGGTCTTGGGCACCGGGGTCATGGACCGCCAGCGCGGCATAGCCACCGGCGAGCAGACCTTGATCACCCCTGTGCCGTCATCGGCGTTCAGCGCGTCGCCCGGGCTCTGCGCCGCGCCGGGCCGCACGGCGAGCCCGAGCAGGAGGGCCGCCGCGAGGGCCGCCGCGCGGGCTGGTCGGTAGGGGATCAGGGCGTGTCGGCTCATCGGGTCAGCGCATCGTCCACCACAGGGCCGCGAGGATCGCGAAGCCGATGATGTTGTAGAGGATCGCCCAGATCCAGACACCCAGGACGGCGCGGCTCGGCTGCCGCGGCCGCGACCGGCCGGGCCGCAGGCGGTTCCGGTCCTCCGGCGTCGGCCAGATCGCCGCCCGGGGAGCCTTGAGGAGCCGCGTCAGCGCCTCCGGCAGGTGCGGGCCGTGCGGTGTCTCGCCGGTCATGCGGTCTCCGATGCGACGATGGGTCCTTCCGGGGCGGAGCCGCCCGGGGCCGGACCTGTACACGGCGCCCGCCGCTCACAGCACCGTGCCGGGTGCCTGCGGGTAGTACTGGTAGGTCCAGGTCTCGGAGAGCAGCCGGTCCCCGGATCGCAGCTGCAGGCGCATCTCCACCGGATCCGGACCCTCGGCGTAGACCTTGAGAAAGACCCGCCAGGGGCTCGGCTTGCCGTAGGGCGCCCAGGTGGCGCCGACTTCCTCGACGCTGCCGCGCGACAGGGTGAGCGCGACCGTGGCCTTCTCGGGATCGAGGCCCGACAGGGCCGCGCCCTCGAATTCCAGCACGAACTGCCGCACGAGGTTGGCCCGGCCCGGGCGCCTGTCGGCATCCGCGAGCCACGCGGCCTTGGTGGCCCGGGTCGCGACGCACCGGGCGAGGTCGGTGGCGACCGGTTCCTTGACGGTCCAGCGCAGCCGGTACGCGAAGCTGCGGTCGGTTCCGGCCTGCGGCGCGTCGTCCGGCACCCAGAGGGCGACGATGTTGTCGTCGGTCTCCTGGTGGGTCGGGATCTCCACGAGCTGGACGCTGCCGCGGCCCCAGTCGCCCTCCGGCTCGACCCAGATGTCGGGCCGGTTCTCCTCGAAGCCGTCGTCGATGTAGTTCTCGTACGCGCGGTCGCGCTGGAGCAGGCCGAACCCCTTCGGCGACCGGTCCGCGAAGGCGCTGACGCTGAGGCGGGGCGGGTTGTTGAGCGGCCGCCAGATCAGCTCGCCGGCCCCGGTCTGCATCAACAGGCCGTCGGAATCGTGCACCTCGGGCCGCCAGTCGCTCGCGAGGAAGCGGCTCGCGCCCTCCGAGTACCAGAGCATCGAGGTGAGGGGCGCCATGCCGAAGCGCTCGACCGCCTTGCGCATGTAGACCGTGCAGGCGACGTCGATGACGACGTGCGGCTCCTTCCGCGCGACGAACCGGTAGGCGCCGGTGAGGCTCCGGCCCTCGAGGAGCGCCAGCACGGTCACGGCGCCGTCCGCGGCCGGGCTCACGTAGAAGCGGGTGAAGACCGGGAATTCCTCGGTCTTGCCGGGCCCGGGCGCCGTGTCGATCGCGATGCCCCGGGCCGAGGCGCCGTACTGCGCCCCGTCGCCGGCGGCGCGGAAATAGGAGGCGCCCAGGAAGGCCAGCCAGTCGCCGTCGTCGCCCGGCTGGCCGGCGGGCGCCTTCTGGAACCGGAATCCCGCGAAGCCCGCCCCGTCCGGGACGTCCTGGGCCGGATTGCCGGGCGGGTAGGTGAACAGGTCGTGGCTGTAGAGCACCTCGCGGGCCTGCCCGCCCTCGAGGGCGTAGACCTTCACGGGGTGGCGGAAGAAGTTGCCGAGGTGGAAGAAGGTTACCGGGTACGGGCTGTCGGCGAACAGGGCGTGGCCCGGCGGGTAGCGGATCTCCTGGAGCGGCCCGTAGGTCAGGGCGTCGAGGGCCGCCGAGGCGGGGGCCTCCGGCGGCGGCGCGTAGGGCCGGTCCCGCAGCGTCCGGGCGAGGTCCTTCAGCCGGTCGAGATCCATGGGCTCGGGCGGCGCCAGGCGCGGCCCGCCGCCGGCGGCCCGGGCGAGGCCGGGATACGGCGCGAGGGCCAGGAGCCCGATGGCGGTCAGGACGCGGCGCGTGATCAAGCTGGAACCCCCGGATTCGGCCGGGCCCCGCGGCCCGCGCCGCCCTCTAGCCACGCCGGCGCGGCGGCGCAATTTCCCGACCCGCGGCTCAGCTCCGCGGACCGCAGCTGCCGGTGCTGCCGTCGGTCGTCCAGAGGTTGGCGCCGCCCCCCGGCGGGCACTGCCCCGGCAGCGCCAGGGTGATCAGCTTCGCGAAGGTGTTGGACTCGTCCTCGCCGTAGCCGATCTCGCCGACCATGCGGCCGGTCCTGTCGAACAGCGCCACGGTGGCGGAATGCTCCATCGTGTAGTCGCCGTCCTTGGTCGGCACGCGCTTGTAGGCGACGTGGTAGGCGTCGGCCATGCGGGCGACCTGCTGCGGCGTGCCGACGAAGCCGCGGATCCGCGGATCGAACGAGGCCAGGTACGCCCGCAGGGTGTCGGGCGTGTCGCGCTCCGGGTCGAGGGTGACGAAGACGACGTTGAGGCGGTCCGCGTCGCGGCCCATCCGGCCGAGGGCCGACGCCAGGGTCGCGAGCGTCGTCGGGCAGACGTCCGGGCAGTGGGTGAAGCCGAAGAACAGGACGGACGGCTTGCCGCGGAGATCGGCCTGGGTCACCGGGCGGCCGTCGAGATCCGCCATCGTGAACGGGCCGCCGACCTTCCGGGAATGGCTGAAGGGCGAGCCCTGCTGGAGGACGATCGCCCCGGTGCCGGTGGCGACCACGGCGACGAGGGCGGCGGAGGCGATGAGGGCGAGAGGGCTCGGTGCCATGCTGTGACCTGCGACGGCGCCTCGGGGCGGCCGGTATCGATGCCGCCAATATGGGGTCCGTGTCGACAGGCGTGAGGCCGCGGCGCCCCGTGCGGGGCCGGACCAGGAGAGGAGACGACGTCAGGAACACGCCCGGGAGAGGCCGGTTGGCCAGGATACGGGCGCTCGCGCCATCCGGCGCCGGGATACCCGGGCCGCGCGCCCGATCGTCCCCTCCGCGACCGTGCACGGGAGCCGCCCCAGATGGCCCAGCAGATCCCCGTCGACCCGCAAGCCCGGGCCGACGATCCCCGCCGCGACGCCGAGCGGGACGACGCGACCCACGCGATCGCCGACGACGTCGCCTACCAGCGCCACGTCCTGGTCAACGTCGTGTTCGTGGGCGCCCCCGGCGCGGGCGACCGGGGCTGGGTCCTGGTCGATGCCGGCGTGATGGGCGCCAAGCGCGGGATCCAGGCCGCCGCCCGGGCCCGCTTCGGCGAAGGCGCCCGGCCGGCCGCGATCGTCCTGACCCACGGCCATTTCGACCATGTCGGCGTCCTGGAGGACCTCGCGGAGGAATGGGACGTCCCGGTTTACGCGCACGCCCTGGAGCGGCCCTATCTCGACGGCAGCGCCGCCTACCCGACGCCGGATCCGAGCGTCGGCGGCGGACTTCTCGGACGCCTGTCGCCGCTGTTCCCCACCCGGCCCGTCGACGTGTCCGGGCGGCTGCGCCTCCTGCCGGAGGACGGTTCGGTGCCGCCCCTGCCCGGCTGGCGCTGGATCCACACGCCCGGCCACGCGCCCGGCCACGTCTCGCTCTGGCGCGAATCCGACCGGACGCTGATCGCGGGCGACGCCTTCATCACGACGGCGCAGGAATCCGCCTACGCGGTCGCGACGCAGGCGCCGGAGCTGCACGGGCCGCCGATGTACCTGACGATCGACTGGCCGGCGGCGCGCGCGTCGGTGCGGGCGCTCGCCGCGCTCGCCCCGGAGCGGGTCATCACCGGACACGGCCGGCCGCTGCAGGGGCCCGAGATGCGCCGCGCCCTCGACGCCCTGGCGGAGGATTTCGACCGGGTCGCGGTTCCGGAGACGGGCCGGTTCGTGGAGAACCCGCGCGGGGCCGCCGACGGCTCCGCCTACCGGGCGCCGCGCTGACCGGCGCGACGGCGCGCGGGCGGCGTCTCACGAGGCCCGCGCGAGATCCTGGAACGGGGCCGGGGCGCGCGCGGCGGCGAGCACGTCGTCCATCTCGGCCTTCGGCATGGCGTGGCCGAACAGGTAGCCCTGGCCGAAATGGCAGCCCTGGTCGGACAGCCAGTCGAGGCTGGCGTCGGTCTCGATCCCCTCGGCTGTGGTGGAGAGGCCGAGGCTCGCTCCGAGCTTGATGATGGCGTCGACCAGCTTCGCCCGCTCGTCGCTCATCGTGATGGCGTCGACGTAGCTGCGGTCGATCTTCAGCTTGTCGAACTTGAGTTCGCGCAGGTGGTAAAGGCTCGAATAGCCGGTTCCGAAATCGTCCAGCGCGATGCGCACGCCGAGTTCGCGCAGCGACAGCAGCGTCGTCCGGGTCGCCTCCAGGTCCTGGATCAGGGCACTCTCGGTGATCTCGACCTCCAGGCGCTGCGGCGGGAAGCCGGTCTCGGTCAGGATTCCCAGGATGCGCTGGGCGAGCCACGCGTCCTGGAACTGCTGTGGGGCGATGTTCACCGCGAGGATCAGGTGGGGCGGCCAGGCCCGGGCATCCAGGCAGGCGCGGCGGATCAGGCTGTAGCTGAGGTCCGCGATCATCCCGGTCTCCTCGG from Methylobacterium sp. NMS14P includes:
- a CDS encoding DUF6894 family protein, with protein sequence MVHADPPPRPGLRHRSRRGRTLSLTDGHRAVAPRDPLADPARGCDLPRFFLNVRRRGTLIADQEGDELPDRTAAECLAHDILRDMRRLPHVYGTPRGWRADTFVITDEAGAVVAEVPYDSVL
- a CDS encoding DUF6894 family protein produces the protein MRYFTDFIDDRGLSLDEEGLPFADLHTACLSAAEALIEAVHDRLRVRTDRPAPGDAGLVLETRVRDAAGSTVFRARLTLDLDWYPSDS
- a CDS encoding glucan biosynthesis protein; its protein translation is MITRRVLTAIGLLALAPYPGLARAAGGGPRLAPPEPMDLDRLKDLARTLRDRPYAPPPEAPASAALDALTYGPLQEIRYPPGHALFADSPYPVTFFHLGNFFRHPVKVYALEGGQAREVLYSHDLFTYPPGNPAQDVPDGAGFAGFRFQKAPAGQPGDDGDWLAFLGASYFRAAGDGAQYGASARGIAIDTAPGPGKTEEFPVFTRFYVSPAADGAVTVLALLEGRSLTGAYRFVARKEPHVVIDVACTVYMRKAVERFGMAPLTSMLWYSEGASRFLASDWRPEVHDSDGLLMQTGAGELIWRPLNNPPRLSVSAFADRSPKGFGLLQRDRAYENYIDDGFEENRPDIWVEPEGDWGRGSVQLVEIPTHQETDDNIVALWVPDDAPQAGTDRSFAYRLRWTVKEPVATDLARCVATRATKAAWLADADRRPGRANLVRQFVLEFEGAALSGLDPEKATVALTLSRGSVEEVGATWAPYGKPSPWRVFLKVYAEGPDPVEMRLQLRSGDRLLSETWTYQYYPQAPGTVL
- a CDS encoding SCO family protein → MAPSPLALIASAALVAVVATGTGAIVLQQGSPFSHSRKVGGPFTMADLDGRPVTQADLRGKPSVLFFGFTHCPDVCPTTLATLASALGRMGRDADRLNVVFVTLDPERDTPDTLRAYLASFDPRIRGFVGTPQQVARMADAYHVAYKRVPTKDGDYTMEHSATVALFDRTGRMVGEIGYGEDESNTFAKLITLALPGQCPPGGGANLWTTDGSTGSCGPRS
- a CDS encoding MBL fold metallo-hydrolase, with translation MAQQIPVDPQARADDPRRDAERDDATHAIADDVAYQRHVLVNVVFVGAPGAGDRGWVLVDAGVMGAKRGIQAAARARFGEGARPAAIVLTHGHFDHVGVLEDLAEEWDVPVYAHALERPYLDGSAAYPTPDPSVGGGLLGRLSPLFPTRPVDVSGRLRLLPEDGSVPPLPGWRWIHTPGHAPGHVSLWRESDRTLIAGDAFITTAQESAYAVATQAPELHGPPMYLTIDWPAARASVRALAALAPERVITGHGRPLQGPEMRRALDALAEDFDRVAVPETGRFVENPRGAADGSAYRAPR